TGTGGCGGCATCTGGGGCTTCGGCATCTTTGATAACGGCGACGAGGCCAAGATCGAAGCAGCCAGGACCTTCATCGACTTCATCGCTGCCGACCCCGATCAGGTCAAGGACAGCGTGCTGGCTTCCACCTACTTCCCGGTCCGTACCAGCGTGGGCGACATCTACGCCGACAACGAGATCATGAGCGAGTACAGCAAGTTCATGGCTTATCTGGGCGACTACTACCAGATCACTCCGGGCTGGGCAACCGCACGCACCGAGTGGTGGAACATGCTGCAGCGCGTCGGCTCCGGTGAGGATGTCGAGACTGCCGTCAAGACCTTTGTGGACAACGCAAACGCTGCCGCACAGGCATAAGCCCATCCACTCTGCCGGGGGCAGATAATTATTGACGCTTCGCCCCTTCCTCGAAGATCCCGACGAGGGAGGGGCTTTATTTGTAAAAAAAATCATAACCGAAAGGAACGGTGATTCTCTTGGCTGCAAAAACGGCGATCAAAGAGCCTAAGCGCAGCAGTGCGCTGGTACGGCGCGAGACCTTCGCTTCCTATTGCTTCCTGCTGCCCAGCCTGATCTTCTTCCTGGGCTTCGTCATCTATCCCATGGTGCTGTGCGTGGTGACCAGCTTCTTCGATTCCACCATGAACCGTGCCGACATCTTTGTGGGGCTTGCAAACTATAAGGAACTGTTCACAGACCCCATCTTTCTGGGTGCCTTAAAGAACACCTTCATCATCGTGGTGGTGTCTGTGCCCGTCACCTGCGCCTTCTCGCTGTGGGTCTCCTCTGCCATCGTAGACCTGCCCGAGTGGGCTACCAGCCTTTTCCGCTGCGTGTTCTACCTGCCCGTGGTCACCGGCTCCGTGGCTGTTACCGTGGTGTGGAAGTGGATGTACAACAACTACTACGGCATCTTCAACTATCTGGGCAAGACTCTGGGCCTCATTGACAAGAACATCAACTGGCTGGGCGATGAGCGCTTTGCTCTGGGCTGCATCATCCTGATCCTGCTCACCACCTCTGTGGGCCAGCCCATCGTGCTGTACGTTTCCGCTCTGGGCAATGTGGACCAGTCCATCGTGGAAGCTGCAGAAGTGGATGGTGCCACCGATTTCCAGTGCTTCTGGAAGATCAAGTGGCCCGCCATCATGCCCACCACTCTGTACATTCTGGTCATTACCACCATCAACTCCTTCCAGTGCTTTGCGCTGATCCAGCTGCTGACTTCCGGCGGCCCCAACCACAGCACCGATACCATCATGTACTACATCTACTACACCGCCTTCAAGCTGTACCGCTACGGCTACGGCAACGCAATGGGTGTGGTGCTGGCAGTCATCATCGCCATTCTGTCGGCTGTCCAGTTCAAGCTGGGCAACCAGGATAATTAAAGGAGGTGCCGGACAATGAGTGCAAATGCCGCTGCAAAAAAGCAAAAACCGTTGAAGCGTCACCCCAGCAAGCTCAAGAAGATGAGCGCCTACATGATCCTGACGCTGATCCTCATCAGCATCGTTGCGGTGCTGTTCGCCTTCCCGCTGTACTGGATCATCACCGGTTCCTTCAAGACCGGTGCCGCCATCAATGCCACCACCCCCGAATGGTGGCCCAGCCAGTGGGTGCTGACCAACTACCAGAAGCTGTTTTCCGGCAAGAGCGCCCCGCTGTGGCAGCTGGCTGTGCCCTTTGGTTCCAAGTTCAGCGCTAACGGCGAGCCCATCTACTTCTCGGTAGGCCCCACCGCTCCCGCTGCCATCCGCTGGATGCTCAACACCGTGTTCATGGCCGTCATGTCTATGATCCTCACCTGCATCACCGCCGCCATGGCCGGCTATGCACTGGCAAAAAAGCGCTTTGTAGGCCGCAAGCTGCTGTTCACCCTCATCGTGTGTGCAATGGCTCTGCCCAAGCAGGTCATTCTGATCCCCTGCTGCGCGAAATGAGCAGCCTGAACCTGTACAACACCATCTGGGCCGTCATCTTCCCCATCGTGGGCTGGCCCTTTGGTGTGTTCCTGATGAAGCAGTTCAGTGAGGGCATCCCCACTGAGATGCTGGAAGCAGCCCGCATCGACGGTGCAAGCGAGGCCAAGACCTTCATCGACATCGTGCTGCCCATGGTCAAGCCGGGCATCGGTGCACTGGCCATTTTTACCTTCATCAACAGCTGGAACGACTACTTCATGCAGTTGATCATGCTGTCCAGCACCAGCAACCTGACCATCTCGCTGGGCATTGCAAAGCTGCAGGCTGAGAACAGCACCGACTTTGGCCTGATCATGGCAGGTGCCGCACTGGCTGCTGTGCCTATCATCATCATCTTCCTCATTTTCCAGAAGTACTTTACCAAGGGCATCGCTATGGGTGCTGTTAAGGGCTAAAATCCCGACCGCCGCCTGCGGCGGAAACAGGAGGATTTTTGGCGCAGCGGTCTGCAAGACGCAAGGCCCGCCCAAGGGCCGAAGCGGATGCAGGGCACCGCAAGAGGGCATTGAACCCGTTACCCGAAACAGAAAGCGTACGAGCTTGATGCAAAATCATTTCATCTGTATTTATTACTATTTTTAAAGAAGGGTTTGGAACATGAAAGATATCAAAAAATATCAGGGTGTCATCCCCGCCTTTTACGCCTGCTACGACGCAGAGGGCAATATTTCCACCGAGGGCGTCAAGGCCCTTACCCGCCATCTGATCGCCAAAGGCGTCAAGGGCGTGTATGTAGGCGGTTCCTCCGGCGAGTGCATCTACCAGCACGTGGATGAGCGCAAGGCCGTTCTGGAAGCCGTGATGAGCGAAGCCAAGGGCAAGCTGACCGTCATTGCGCATGTCGGCTGCAACAATACCGCCGACAGCGTGGAGCTGGCCCGCCATGCCGAGAGCGTGGGCGTAGATGCCATTGCATCCATTCCTCCCATCTACTTCCACCTGCCGGAGTACGCCATTGCAAAGTACTGGAACGATATGTCCGCTGCTGCTCCCAACACCGAGTTCGTCATCTACAATATCCCGCAGCTGGCAGGCACCGGCCTGACCATGAGCCTGCTGAAGGAAATGCTCAAGAACCCCAATGTAGTGGCTGTGAAGAACAGCTCCATGCCCACGCAGGACATCCAGATGTTCAAGGATGCCGGTATCGCCGCCCGCGGCGAGGGGAATTTTGTGGTGTTCAACGGCCCCGATGAGCAGTTCGTTTCCGGCCGCGTCATCGGCGCAGACGGCGGCATCGGCGGCACCTACGCCGTCATGCCCGAGCTGTATCTGGCCATGAACAACCACATCAACAAGGGCGAGATCGAAGCCGCCCGCGCCATCCAGTACGATGCCGACCGCATCATCTACAAGATGTGCGAAGCCCACGGCAACCTGTACGCCGTGCAGAAGGAGATCCTGCGCCGGATGTACGGTCTGGAGCTGGGCGGCGTGCGTGAGCCGATGCCCGGCCTGATCCCGGAAGATGAAGCCATCGTGGCCGAAGCACAGGCCATGATCGAAGCTGCCATCGCAAAGCTGTAAAATTGAAGCAGCGCCCCTCTCCGTCTCTTTTCAGAGGGGAGAGCGGGCGCTTGTTTTTGGAGGGACGTTTTATGATCTGTGATACCCTGCAGCACCTGACGCGCTACAAGGGCCTTTGCAAAAATCTCGACACGGCCATTGATTACCTGCTGACCCACGACCCTGCCAGCCTGCCTCTGGGCCGCACCGAGGTGGATGGCGAGGAAGTATTCATCAACACGATGGATGCCACGCTCCATTCGGACGATGGCTACCACCCGGAATATCACAAAAAGTACGCCGACCTGCAGCTCGACATCACCGGCAGCGAGGGCTGGGGCTTTACCACAAATCCCGGCAGGGAGATCGGCGATTTTACCGGCGACTGCGGTTTTCAGGACAGCGCCAGTGTCGTGACCGGCACACTGGGCGAAGGACGCTTTGTGCTGTTCTTCCCCACGGAGCTGCACAAACCCGGCCTTGTACAGCACGGCTGCGTGGGCGTGCGCAAGGCTGTTGTAAAGATTCGGATGGAGGATTGAACGATGGATAAGGAAAAGCTGTTTGCTCAGATCAAGGGTGGTCTGATCGTCTCCTGTCAGGCACTGGAGACGGAGCCCCTGTACACGAAAGAAGGCGGCGTGATGCCGCTGATGGCAAAAGCCGCCGCCATGAGCGGTGCTGTGGGCATCCGTGCCAACACCGTGCGCGACATTACCCAGATCAAGCAGGTGGTGGATCTGCCGGTCATCGGCATCATCAAAAAGGACTACCCCGGCACGCCCATGTACATCACCGTTACCATGAAGGAAGTGGACGAGCTGGTGGAGTGCGGCGTGGACATCCTTGCCGTGCAGGGCACCGGTG
Above is a genomic segment from Faecalibacterium taiwanense containing:
- a CDS encoding carbohydrate ABC transporter permease, which translates into the protein MILLAAKTAIKEPKRSSALVRRETFASYCFLLPSLIFFLGFVIYPMVLCVVTSFFDSTMNRADIFVGLANYKELFTDPIFLGALKNTFIIVVVSVPVTCAFSLWVSSAIVDLPEWATSLFRCVFYLPVVTGSVAVTVVWKWMYNNYYGIFNYLGKTLGLIDKNINWLGDERFALGCIILILLTTSVGQPIVLYVSALGNVDQSIVEAAEVDGATDFQCFWKIKWPAIMPTTLYILVITTINSFQCFALIQLLTSGGPNHSTDTIMYYIYYTAFKLYRYGYGNAMGVVLAVIIAILSAVQFKLGNQDN
- a CDS encoding dihydrodipicolinate synthase family protein, giving the protein MKDIKKYQGVIPAFYACYDAEGNISTEGVKALTRHLIAKGVKGVYVGGSSGECIYQHVDERKAVLEAVMSEAKGKLTVIAHVGCNNTADSVELARHAESVGVDAIASIPPIYFHLPEYAIAKYWNDMSAAAPNTEFVIYNIPQLAGTGLTMSLLKEMLKNPNVVAVKNSSMPTQDIQMFKDAGIAARGEGNFVVFNGPDEQFVSGRVIGADGGIGGTYAVMPELYLAMNNHINKGEIEAARAIQYDADRIIYKMCEAHGNLYAVQKEILRRMYGLELGGVREPMPGLIPEDEAIVAEAQAMIEAAIAKL
- a CDS encoding YhcH/YjgK/YiaL family protein, with amino-acid sequence MICDTLQHLTRYKGLCKNLDTAIDYLLTHDPASLPLGRTEVDGEEVFINTMDATLHSDDGYHPEYHKKYADLQLDITGSEGWGFTTNPGREIGDFTGDCGFQDSASVVTGTLGEGRFVLFFPTELHKPGLVQHGCVGVRKAVVKIRMED